ATGGGGCCGGGGACAAGACCCAGATCGTCGACTCCTCCCTCGCCCTCAATGGAGAGGGTAGCGGTGGCGTGCTCTTCGACGACAGCCAGACGGGCGAGAGCGCCAATCCGCTCGACGACCGCAACACCGGCCAGACGGAAAACCCGCTCGACGACAGTCGCACGGATGGTGGGGCTGCCAATCCCTTTACCAGTAGTGAATCCACCATGGCGGCGCCCCGGCCTACCGGGTCCGTTCCCGCCGTGCGCAAGCCCAAGAGCACGTCCAAGGCGCAGGTCGTCATCGGTGACGGCGATCAGGGCAACTACGCGGGCGCGACCATGATTGGTCCGGCGCCCACTTCCCGGCGCGACGGCAGATCCTCGGAAGAAGAGGTCGACCCCGACGCGGAGACCCTCGATCCGAGTTCGAGGCCGGTGCGTCCCGCCAAGGCGCGCCCGCAGAAGGTGGTCGAGGAAGAAGAAGAGGAGCACGACGAAGAGACGGACGCGGAGCCCGAGGAGCCCAGCAAGCCTCCCGTGGCCGCGGGCCGCAAGCAGCCCGCCGTGGCCGCCAAGCCTGGCAAGGCGGCGAAGCCCGTGCCCAGCGGGCCGCGCAAGCCGATCAATCCCAAGGTCTTCATCATCGGCGGCGCCGCCGTGCTGCTGCTTGGCGTGATTGGCATCGTCGTGGCCGTCGCCGGAGGCTCCAGCACGGGCGACGTCATGTTCACGGTGGATCCGCCCACCGCCAAGGCGCAGATCCGCATCAACGGCAAGCCCGTCGAGCCCAACACCGTCGTCAAGCTCGAGCCTGGCACGCACAAGGTCGTCGTCGGCGCTCCCGGCTTCAAGATGCGCGATGACGTGACCGTGAACGTCACCGCCGGGCAGAAGCCTCAGCCCGTGGCCCTGAAGCTGCAGCCCGAAGGCGAGGCCCCGTCCAAGGATCCTGGTGAGACCCCCTCCAAGGATCCTTCCACGGCTCCCGAGCCGGTGGCCAAGAAGCCGGACGAGGGGACGGAGCCGGCCAAGCCGGTCGAGACTCAGCCCCCCGAGCCGACGAAGCCTCCCGAGCCCGAGAAGCCGAAGACGTTCGTGGCCGTCTTCCGAGGCGAGACGGGGGCGGAGATCCAGGTGGATGGCAAGGCCGCGGGGCAGACGCCCAACGCGAAGCTCGCGAACCTGTCCATCGGGAGGACCTACAAGTTCGTGGCTCGCAAGGCGGGATACAAGGCCTTCGCCGGGGAGTTCAAGTCCGAGGGTGACTCCGAGGTCGAGGTGGAGTTCTCGCTGGAGAAGGAGGCCGCCAAGCCTCCTCCCGAACCGGTCAAACCTCCGCCTCAGCCCCAGCCCGACAAGCCCAAGCCCGTCGTGCAGAAGGACCCGCCCAAGCCCGCCAGCAAGGCCATGGGCAAGCTGGCCGCCAGCACCAAGCCCGCTGGCGCGCAGATCTGGGTCGACGGCAAGTACACCGGCCGCGATACGCCGGTGGCGATCGGCAACCCGCTCCTCCTGCCCGTGGGGGCCCGCAAAGTCGTCTTCAAGCTCAACGGCAAGCAGACCAAGCCCCAGAGCGTCACCATTACCGAGGCGGACGTCGCCAAGCTGATTGGCGTGCCCATCGAGTGACCGGGCATTCGACGCCCCTTCCGATTGTTCGAGGAAGGGGCCACCGCATCGGGGATGATCTCGCTGACGGAGCTTCACGATAAGGTGACGCGCCATGCAAACGAAGCCCACCCGCAGCCCGCCCGATACCGGCCCTGCGCAGCAGCCCATTTCCTATCCCACCCGCCGGGAGTTCCTGGAGCCTGACTGGCGCCGCATCCCCGGCTACAAGGATGTGTCCGCCGCCGACTGGGAGAGCTCCGTCTGGCAGCGCAAGCACACCGTCAAGAACCTGCGCGAGCTGAAGGCCACGCTGGGTTCGCTCCTGCCGGATGACCTCGCCGAGAGCATCGATCGCGACCAGAAGGAGCGGGCGACCATGTCGCTGCTGCTCCCGCCGCAGATGCTCAACACCATGAACCTCGAGGACCTGTGGCGCGACCCCGTGCGGCGCTACATGCTCCCCGCGTTCGATGACCGGCGCACCGACTGGCCCAATCACCCCAAGGCCAGCCGCGACAGCCTCCACGAGGCCGAGATGTGGGTCGTCGAGGGCCTCACCCACCGCTACCCCACCAAGGTGCTGGCGGAGATGCTGCCCACGTGCCCCCAGTACTGTGGCCACTGCACCCGCATGGACCTGGTCGGCAATGACGTGCCCCAGGTGCAGAAGCACAAGTTCTCCGTCGGGCCCAAGGAGCGCTACGAGAAGATGCTGGAGTACCTGCGCGCCACGCCCACCGTGCGTGACGTGGTGGTCTCAGGCGGCGACATCGCCAACCTGCCCATCCAGCAGCTCGAGCCGTTCGTCAGCTCCCTGATGGACATCCCCAACATCCGGGACATCCGTCTGGCCAGCAAGGGCCTGATGGCCATTCCCCAGCACTTCCTCCAGGACCAGGTCCTCCAGGGGCTGGATAGGCTGGCCAAGAAGGCCATCGAGCGCGGCGTGGACCTGGCGCTCCATACCCACGTCAACCATGCTCAGCAGCTCACGCCGCTCGTCGGCAAGGCCGCCCGCAAGCTGCTCGACATGGGCTTCCGCGATGTGCGCAACCAGGGTGTGCTCCTGCGCGGCGTGAACGACAGCGCCCCCGCGCTGCTGGACCTGTGCTTCACCCTGCTCGATCACGCCAAGATCCTGCCGTACTACTTCTACATGTGCGACATGATCCCCAACTCGGAGCACTGGCGCCTGTCCGTCTCCCAGGCCCAGAAGCTCCAGCACGACATCATGGGCTACATGCCCGGCTTCGCCACGCCGCGCATCGTCTGTGACGTGCCCTTCGTCGGCAAGCGCTGGGTCCACCAGGTCGCCGAGTACGACCACGAGCGCGGCATCTCGTACTGGACCAAGAACTACCGCACCGCCATCGAGTGGAACGACGCCGAGGCGCTCGACCGCAAGTACGAGTACTACGATCCCATCGACACGCTGCCCGAGTCCGGCCAGGCGTGGTGGCGGGAGCAGCTCAAGGCGGCGTGATGGATTCGTCGGAGGGGCGCCGTCGCCTGTTTCCCGAGGCGACGGACGCGGAGTGGGGTGACTGGCGCTGGCAGCAGCGCCATGCCGTCCGTGGGCTCGCGCAGCTCGAGCGGTATGTGTCCCTTACGCCGGATGAGCGCGCCGGCGTGCAGGAGACCGCCGCGCTGTTCCGCATCGGGATCAGCCCGTACTACCTGTCGCTCATCGATCCCGCGCACCCGTTCTGTCCCGTGCGGATGCAGTCCATCCCCGTGCGGGCCGAGGCGCGCGTTCGCCCGGGCGAGCTGGCCGACCCGCTCGGCGAGGACAAGACGCGGCCCGAGGAGGCCATCGTCCACAAGTACCCGGACCGGGTGCTGTTCCTCGCCATCGACACGTGCTCCGTCTACTGCCGGCACTGCACCCGCCGCCGCATCACCAAGGGCGGGGAGGCGGAGCTGAGCAAGGAGCAGATGCGCCGCGGCATCGAGTACATCCGCAACCACCCCGAGGTGCGCGATGTGCTCATTTCCGGTGGCGATCCGTTCCTCTTGAGCGACACGCGCTTGGAGGAGTTGCTGGCGCCGCTCCATGAGATTCCCCACGTGGAGATGATTCGCATCGGCACTCGCGTGCCGGTGTGTCTGCCCATGCGCGTCACCGATGAGCTGGCGCGCATGCTGCGGCGCTATGCGCCCGTCTATGTGGTGACCCACTTCAACCACCCCAAGGAAATCACCCCCGAGGCGCGGGCGGCCTGTGAGCGCCTGGTGGACCATGGCGTCCCCGTGGAGAACCAGGCCGTGCTCATGCGCCGGCTCAACTCGGACGCGCGCATCATCAAGGAGCTGTCCCACGCCCTGCTGCGCATCCGCGTGCGGCCGTACTACCTCCACCAGATGGATGTCGCCGAGGGCTGCGAGCACCTGCGTACCCCCATCGCCAAGGGCATGGAGATCCTTCAGCAGCTTCGCGGGCACACCACCGGGCTCGCCGTGCCCCACCTCGCCGTGGACCTGCCCGGTGGCGGCGGCAAGGTGACGCTCCAGCCCGACTATGTGGTGGAGCGCGGCGAGCGCGAGACGATCTTCCGCAACTTCAAGGGCCAGCAGTACGCCTACCCCGAGCCCGAGGAGACCGACTGCTCGTGCCCCTATGACGAGGTGTGGCGGACCCGGGCTCGCTGAGGCTCGGGCTCTCGCTACTCCGCGGGGACGTCGCCGGCTCCGGCAGGGGCGCTCTCCGTGGCGCCTTCCGCCGTGCCCTCCGCGCCCGTCTCTCCCGGCGGCAGGCCTTGCTCCACCACCGAGGCCGCGTCCTCCGAGGCCTCCAGCTCCACCGGGTTCTCGTCGCTGATTCCCTGCTGGATGGGGACTTCCTCGGGGAGTTCCTTCTCCGCCTTCTTCTTCTGCTCCGCCTCCCGGGCCGCCTTCTCCTTGGCCTCCAAGGCCTTCTCCGCCCGCGCGACCGCCTCGGTCTCTTCCCGCCCCATCCGGGCCACGTGGCGCGAGTACTCCTTGTCCGAGACGCCGTGCTTCTCCATCACCTTCTGTCCCGCCTGCTGCTGCTCCTGGATGACCTGGCGGCGCTCGTCGGTGCTCATCTCCGAGGACTTACGATTGCCGTAGGCCTCGTTCACCTTGTCCTTCGCCTTCTGCTCGTCCCGGCGAATGGCGGCGATCTTCTCGGGCGTGAGCTCCTGCTCCTCCGCCTCCTGCGCCAGGGCGAGCCCCGGTACGGTGAGCCAGGAGGCGAGCAGCAGCACGGACGTTCGGCGGGACATGACGGCTCCTCGAGGGTTACCCCAATCTAGGAGGCCCAGGGTGGCTCGGGCAATCCGCACGTTGGCCGGCCTCCAGGCACTCAGCCGTTCCGGCACCGCTCACAGCCTCCGTTGGCCTGTGCGCACTGCTCCCGCGCCTGGACACAGCGCGGCGGCAGGTCCGTCCGGTCCGGGTGGGCTTCCACCAGGGCACACAGCTCCTCCGTGACCGCGCAGGTCTGGGTCGCCACCTCGCACCGGGCTGGGCAATTCAGCTCCTCGGACTGCTCCTGGAGCCGCAGTTCCTCCAGCCGGGCCGCCGCGGCGTCGATCTCGGAGTCGTCGGTGCCAGCCACCCGGTCCACGTTCTTCGGACAGCCGGCGAGGACCAGGGCCAACAGGGCAAGGCAGGGTACGCGCATGCTCCTCCCTTATGCGCCGCCCGGCCGCCGCGTCCAGCGCGCTCAACGCTCGGTGGGCACGTGGCGGGGAGGGGGCGCCTCGGGCTCCCGTGGCTGCGCCCAATAGAAATACGCCGCCACCGCCAGCAGCAGCGCCACCGCGAGGCGCCTCAGGAAGTCCTCGCGTCTCCGGCGGGGAGAGGCCGTCTCCTCGCTCTCGATGGCTTCCAGGGCGGTTTCCACCTCATGGCCCACCGCAAGGAACCGTCGGCACAGGGCCACCGGATCCGCGAGGGCAGGGCTCACGGTGGCCGTCTCTCGCTCCAGGGCCGCCGTGAACTGCCGGGCCCAGGCCTCCTCTTCGTCCGCGTTCGCCGGAGCACGGGCGCTTCCTCCGGCCGCCACGGTGAGCGCCAGCGCCTCACGCAGCAGGTGGAGGGAGAGCGCCTCGGCCGAGACTCCGTAGAAGGTGGCGCTGGCCTCGAGGGAGTCCCCGCGGACCAGTCTCCGCCTCAGGAGGGCCGCAGCGCGAGGGGGCAGGGCGCGCAACAGCCTGGCCAGGGAGACGGGGGAGAGCTGGGTGGGTTCGAAGGCGGGAGGCACGGGTACCTCAGTCTCCGTCATTCGCCGGCCGTTTTCTTGAGCCGCGATCCGGGGCTCCTACACTCCCGGGGACATGTTGCGACCTGTTGCACTGCTCCTCATCTTCCTGGCGTCCTCTCCCGCTCTCGCCGTGGAGACGATGCGCATCGCCATGAGCGAGGCCCGTACCGAGGTGCAGGTGAGCGGCCAGGGCCTGGCGTTCGGCACGGATACCGAGGATGCCACCTTCCACCCCCTCGGCGCGAGGCAGGTGACCGTGCGGCGGAAGGGGCGGAAGCTCGAGGTCAATGGGGCGCCCGTCGTCGGTGACGCGGTGCGCTTCCGCGCCGGCGCCTTGTCCTACGACGCCGGAGTCCCCGGGGACGAGCCGCTGCGCGCCGGCGACATGCAGGTCCGCGGGGACGTGGTGGTGCGGCTGTACCGGGACGGGCTCCAGCTCATCAACGTCATTCCCCTCGAGGATTACCTCACGGCTGTTCTGGGGAGCGAGATGCCCGTCTCGTTCCCCGCCGAGGCACTCAAGGCCCAGGCCGTCGCCGCCCGCACCTACGCCCTGCAGAAGAAGCTGGAGGCGTATGGGAGCGCCTTCTACCTGGGCAGCAGTGTGCTCCATCAAGTGTACGGCGGCGTCAACCGCGAGGACCCGCGCACCCGCGCCGCCGTGGAGGCCACTCGCGGCGAGGTGCTCACCTATGAGCTGGCCCCCATCGAGGCCTACTTCCATGCCTCCTGTGGTGGGCGCACCGAGTCCGGCCAGGCCGCACTGCAGCGGGACCTGCCCTACCTCCAGGCCGTCGAGTGTCCCTGTGGCAAGTTGCCCGCCAGCCGTTGGTCCGCCGACGTCAGCGAGGCGGAGCTCCGGTCCGCGCTCAGTGGCTCTCCCGAAGGGTTGCGCATCGCCGGGCGTACCGGCACCCGCCGGGTCTCCCGCGTCACCACCGCCGATGGCACCACCCTGGATGGCGCCCGCTTCCGCCAGCGCCTGGGCTACACGAAGCTCAAGAGCCTGGACTTCGAGGTGGAGAAGACGGCTCACGGTTACTCCTTCACCGGGCGCGGCTATGGCCACGGCGCCGGCCTGTGCCAGTGGGGCGCCAAGGCCCTCGCCGATGGTGGCTGGGAGTACCGAGAAATCCTCTCGCACTACTACCCGGGGGCCGAACTCCAGCAACTCTATTGAGCTCACGGTTCCGGGGCGGCACCAGGGCTGGTACAAGCGCCCCGTGTCGTCCCGCCTCTCCGACTACGACTTCGAACTGCCCGAAGCGCAGATCGCCCAGAAGCCCCTGGGCGCGCGCGATGCCTCGCGCCTGATGACCGTAAGCCGGTCCTCCGGCGCGTGGGAGCACCGCCACTTCGGCGATCTGCCCAGCCTCCTGCGCCCCGGCGACGTGCTCGTCCTCAACGACGCCCGTGTCATCCCCGCCCGATTGCTCGGCGCCAAGGTCGGCACCGGCGGCCGCGTGGAGTTGCTCGTCGTTCGCCCCGCAGCCGCCACGCTCACCTCGGCCGCGCTCGCCCAGGCTCCCGAGACCTTGGAGTGGATCTGCCTCGGGCAGGCCTCCAAGGGCCTCAAGCCCGGCGCCCAGGTGGCCTTCCCCAGTGGGCTCACCGCCGAGGTGCTGGAGGCGGTCGGAGGAGGGGAGTACCGGGTGCGCTTCCAGGCTCCTCCCGGGGCCTCCTTCCAGGGGCTGTTGGAACAGGCCGGCCGGTTGCCGCTGCCTCCCTACATCACCCGCGAGCCGGACGCCGCGGACGCCGAGCGCTACCAGACCGTCTATGCCCGGGCTTCCGGCTCCGTGGCGGCGCCCACCGCGGGGCTTCACTTCACCGAGGCCACCTTCGCGGCGCTCGAAGCGCGCGGCGTGAAGCGCGTGACGGTCACGCTCGACGTGGGGCCCGGCACCTTCCTCCCCGTGCGCGAGGAGGACCTGGACCTCCACAAGATGC
The sequence above is a segment of the Hyalangium ruber genome. Coding sequences within it:
- a CDS encoding serine/threonine protein kinase — its product is MKRPTTFGKYLLLERINVGGMAEVFIAKAFGVEGFERFLAIKKILPTMAEDQEFITMFIDEARISVQLNHANVVHIHELGKYDETYFIAMEYVAGRDLRTILERYRRRKEIMPTAQAVFVASKMCEGLDYAHRKKDARGQDLGIIHRDVSPQNILVSYEGEVKIIDFGIAKAANRSQKTQAGILKGKFGYMSPEQVRGMPIDRRSDIFAVGVILYEMLTGEKLFVGESDFSTLEKVRNAEVPLPRQFNPNVPAGLEKVVLKALAREPEDRYQWASDLQEDLMRFLLAGDAIYSGKHLSSFMKEAFAEDMLREAEKMERYAGIEKPDQLETSNVTSTPVPRPRKSSTVTPVGPQPPPPVVRASSSTHHPSPPPLVPPPTAEELAEMDGAGDKTQIVDSSLALNGEGSGGVLFDDSQTGESANPLDDRNTGQTENPLDDSRTDGGAANPFTSSESTMAAPRPTGSVPAVRKPKSTSKAQVVIGDGDQGNYAGATMIGPAPTSRRDGRSSEEEVDPDAETLDPSSRPVRPAKARPQKVVEEEEEEHDEETDAEPEEPSKPPVAAGRKQPAVAAKPGKAAKPVPSGPRKPINPKVFIIGGAAVLLLGVIGIVVAVAGGSSTGDVMFTVDPPTAKAQIRINGKPVEPNTVVKLEPGTHKVVVGAPGFKMRDDVTVNVTAGQKPQPVALKLQPEGEAPSKDPGETPSKDPSTAPEPVAKKPDEGTEPAKPVETQPPEPTKPPEPEKPKTFVAVFRGETGAEIQVDGKAAGQTPNAKLANLSIGRTYKFVARKAGYKAFAGEFKSEGDSEVEVEFSLEKEAAKPPPEPVKPPPQPQPDKPKPVVQKDPPKPASKAMGKLAASTKPAGAQIWVDGKYTGRDTPVAIGNPLLLPVGARKVVFKLNGKQTKPQSVTITEADVAKLIGVPIE
- a CDS encoding KamA family radical SAM protein, encoding MQTKPTRSPPDTGPAQQPISYPTRREFLEPDWRRIPGYKDVSAADWESSVWQRKHTVKNLRELKATLGSLLPDDLAESIDRDQKERATMSLLLPPQMLNTMNLEDLWRDPVRRYMLPAFDDRRTDWPNHPKASRDSLHEAEMWVVEGLTHRYPTKVLAEMLPTCPQYCGHCTRMDLVGNDVPQVQKHKFSVGPKERYEKMLEYLRATPTVRDVVVSGGDIANLPIQQLEPFVSSLMDIPNIRDIRLASKGLMAIPQHFLQDQVLQGLDRLAKKAIERGVDLALHTHVNHAQQLTPLVGKAARKLLDMGFRDVRNQGVLLRGVNDSAPALLDLCFTLLDHAKILPYYFYMCDMIPNSEHWRLSVSQAQKLQHDIMGYMPGFATPRIVCDVPFVGKRWVHQVAEYDHERGISYWTKNYRTAIEWNDAEALDRKYEYYDPIDTLPESGQAWWREQLKAA
- a CDS encoding KamA family radical SAM protein, which produces MDSSEGRRRLFPEATDAEWGDWRWQQRHAVRGLAQLERYVSLTPDERAGVQETAALFRIGISPYYLSLIDPAHPFCPVRMQSIPVRAEARVRPGELADPLGEDKTRPEEAIVHKYPDRVLFLAIDTCSVYCRHCTRRRITKGGEAELSKEQMRRGIEYIRNHPEVRDVLISGGDPFLLSDTRLEELLAPLHEIPHVEMIRIGTRVPVCLPMRVTDELARMLRRYAPVYVVTHFNHPKEITPEARAACERLVDHGVPVENQAVLMRRLNSDARIIKELSHALLRIRVRPYYLHQMDVAEGCEHLRTPIAKGMEILQQLRGHTTGLAVPHLAVDLPGGGGKVTLQPDYVVERGERETIFRNFKGQQYAYPEPEETDCSCPYDEVWRTRAR
- a CDS encoding SpoIID/LytB domain-containing protein yields the protein MLRPVALLLIFLASSPALAVETMRIAMSEARTEVQVSGQGLAFGTDTEDATFHPLGARQVTVRRKGRKLEVNGAPVVGDAVRFRAGALSYDAGVPGDEPLRAGDMQVRGDVVVRLYRDGLQLINVIPLEDYLTAVLGSEMPVSFPAEALKAQAVAARTYALQKKLEAYGSAFYLGSSVLHQVYGGVNREDPRTRAAVEATRGEVLTYELAPIEAYFHASCGGRTESGQAALQRDLPYLQAVECPCGKLPASRWSADVSEAELRSALSGSPEGLRIAGRTGTRRVSRVTTADGTTLDGARFRQRLGYTKLKSLDFEVEKTAHGYSFTGRGYGHGAGLCQWGAKALADGGWEYREILSHYYPGAELQQLY
- the queA gene encoding tRNA preQ1(34) S-adenosylmethionine ribosyltransferase-isomerase QueA; this encodes MSSRLSDYDFELPEAQIAQKPLGARDASRLMTVSRSSGAWEHRHFGDLPSLLRPGDVLVLNDARVIPARLLGAKVGTGGRVELLVVRPAAATLTSAALAQAPETLEWICLGQASKGLKPGAQVAFPSGLTAEVLEAVGGGEYRVRFQAPPGASFQGLLEQAGRLPLPPYITREPDAADAERYQTVYARASGSVAAPTAGLHFTEATFAALEARGVKRVTVTLDVGPGTFLPVREEDLDLHKMHPERYGVPDETAAEVNAAHAEGRRVVAVGTTVVRTLESATDPETGLLRAGQGDTRIFIRPGFTFRQVDVLLTNFHLPRSTLVMLVSALVGREQTLAAYREAVRAGYRFFSYGDAMLVTE